In Paralichthys olivaceus isolate ysfri-2021 chromosome 1, ASM2471397v2, whole genome shotgun sequence, the following are encoded in one genomic region:
- the LOC109641291 gene encoding annexin A2-A-like isoform X1, whose protein sequence is MLHMFTSCSLSEPAAVCELIMALVSEFLGQLTLSYGGEEEPTFPTVVPVQDFDPAKDAARIETAIKTKGVDEQTIIDILTRRSSSQRKEIAFEYERLAKKDLSTALKGALSGPLEAVMLGLMKTTVEYDASELKASMKGLGTDEETLIEIVCSRSNEEMLDIKKVYKEMFKKELEKDVAGDTSGNFAKLLLALVQTKRDEPSNVVDYEKIDDDARSLYEAGVKRKGTDVTTWIAIMAQRSVPHLRKVFDRYKSYSPYDMKESIRKEVKGDLEKSFLTLVECFENRQLYFANRLSEAMKSKGAKEKVVTRILVSRCEVDLMKIRTQFKREHKRSLYQTIAEHTKGDYQKALLSLCGGDD, encoded by the exons GTGAACTCATCATGGCGCTGGTGTCGGAGTTTCTGGGCCAACTGACGCTGTCATACGGCGGG gAAGAGGAGCCCACATTTCCCACCGTGGTGCCGGTACAAGACTTTGACCCGGCCAAAGACGCCGCCAGGATCGAGACAGCCATCAAAACTAAAG GCGTCGATGAACAGACGATCATCGATATCCTGACCAGACGAAGCTCCAGCCAGCGCAAAGAGATCGCCTTCGAATATGAACGACTCGCCAAGAAG GATCTGTCCACAGCCCTGAAGGGGGCGCTGTCTGGCCCTCTGGAGGCTGTGATGCTGGGTCTAATGAAGACCACAGTTGAGTACGACGCCTCCGAGCTCAAAGCTTCCATGAAG GGGCTGGGAACAGACGAGGAGACGCTCATCGAGATCGTCTGCTCCCGGAGCAACGAAGAGATGCTGGACATAAAGAAGGTTTACAAAGAGA TGTTTAAGAAGGAGCTGGAAAAAGACGTCGCAGGAGACACGTCAGGAAACTTCGCTAAACTGCTGCTGGCTCTGGTTCAG acaaagagagatgaGCCTTCGAACGTTGTCGACTATGAGAAGATTGATGATGACGCCAGA TCTCTGTATGAAGCTGGAGTGAAGAGGAAGGGCACCGACGTGACGACCTGGATCGCCATCATGGCTCAGAGGAGCGTCCCCCATCTGCGGAAAG TGTTTGACAGATATAAGAGCTACAGCCCCTACGACATGAAGGAGAGCATCAGGAAGGAGGTGAAGGGAGATCTGGAGAAGTCCTTCCTCACTCTGG TGGAGTGCTTTGAAAACAGGCAGCTGTACTTCGCCAACAGACTCAGTGAAGCCATGAAG aGTAAAGGAGCCAAGGAGAAGGTGGTGACCAGGATCCTAGTTTCACGCTGCGAGGTCGACCTGATGAAGATCAGAACACAATTCAAGAGGGAGCACAAACGATCCCTGTACCAGACCATCGCC GAACACACTAAAGGAGATTACCAGAAGGCTCTGCTCAGTCTGTGCGGAGGAGACGACTGA
- the LOC109641291 gene encoding annexin A2-A-like isoform X2 has protein sequence MALVSEFLGQLTLSYGGEEEPTFPTVVPVQDFDPAKDAARIETAIKTKGVDEQTIIDILTRRSSSQRKEIAFEYERLAKKDLSTALKGALSGPLEAVMLGLMKTTVEYDASELKASMKGLGTDEETLIEIVCSRSNEEMLDIKKVYKEMFKKELEKDVAGDTSGNFAKLLLALVQTKRDEPSNVVDYEKIDDDARSLYEAGVKRKGTDVTTWIAIMAQRSVPHLRKVFDRYKSYSPYDMKESIRKEVKGDLEKSFLTLVECFENRQLYFANRLSEAMKSKGAKEKVVTRILVSRCEVDLMKIRTQFKREHKRSLYQTIAEHTKGDYQKALLSLCGGDD, from the exons ATGGCGCTGGTGTCGGAGTTTCTGGGCCAACTGACGCTGTCATACGGCGGG gAAGAGGAGCCCACATTTCCCACCGTGGTGCCGGTACAAGACTTTGACCCGGCCAAAGACGCCGCCAGGATCGAGACAGCCATCAAAACTAAAG GCGTCGATGAACAGACGATCATCGATATCCTGACCAGACGAAGCTCCAGCCAGCGCAAAGAGATCGCCTTCGAATATGAACGACTCGCCAAGAAG GATCTGTCCACAGCCCTGAAGGGGGCGCTGTCTGGCCCTCTGGAGGCTGTGATGCTGGGTCTAATGAAGACCACAGTTGAGTACGACGCCTCCGAGCTCAAAGCTTCCATGAAG GGGCTGGGAACAGACGAGGAGACGCTCATCGAGATCGTCTGCTCCCGGAGCAACGAAGAGATGCTGGACATAAAGAAGGTTTACAAAGAGA TGTTTAAGAAGGAGCTGGAAAAAGACGTCGCAGGAGACACGTCAGGAAACTTCGCTAAACTGCTGCTGGCTCTGGTTCAG acaaagagagatgaGCCTTCGAACGTTGTCGACTATGAGAAGATTGATGATGACGCCAGA TCTCTGTATGAAGCTGGAGTGAAGAGGAAGGGCACCGACGTGACGACCTGGATCGCCATCATGGCTCAGAGGAGCGTCCCCCATCTGCGGAAAG TGTTTGACAGATATAAGAGCTACAGCCCCTACGACATGAAGGAGAGCATCAGGAAGGAGGTGAAGGGAGATCTGGAGAAGTCCTTCCTCACTCTGG TGGAGTGCTTTGAAAACAGGCAGCTGTACTTCGCCAACAGACTCAGTGAAGCCATGAAG aGTAAAGGAGCCAAGGAGAAGGTGGTGACCAGGATCCTAGTTTCACGCTGCGAGGTCGACCTGATGAAGATCAGAACACAATTCAAGAGGGAGCACAAACGATCCCTGTACCAGACCATCGCC GAACACACTAAAGGAGATTACCAGAAGGCTCTGCTCAGTCTGTGCGGAGGAGACGACTGA